A DNA window from Streptomyces sp. CA-278952 contains the following coding sequences:
- a CDS encoding metal ABC transporter substrate-binding protein has product MNVRRLIPTTAVAGAVALGLTALSACSTSDAADGGNGDKLKVTASFYPMQFLAEKIGGEHVAVTSLTKPGVEPHDLELTPRQIGSISESDYVLYLKGIQPAVDDAIKQSGVKNTVDAATLTTLENHGSEVSGHDHGHEGEHEGEEGHGHEEEAPEEHAEHSEGDGHNHGEEGGADPHIWLDPVKYAEVAKGVGKSLEKADPDHAADYKKNTDALVAELGELNTAYETGLKNTSTKTFITTHSAFGYLAERYGLTQQGIAGIDPEAEPSPARIQEIHTIAEKDKATTVFFETLASDRTAKTLAKDTGLKTGVLDPLEGITDKSQGADYIEVMESNLAALQKALGAK; this is encoded by the coding sequence ATGAACGTACGCCGCCTCATACCCACCACCGCCGTCGCCGGAGCAGTCGCCCTCGGCCTGACCGCTCTCTCGGCCTGCTCCACCTCCGACGCAGCGGACGGGGGCAACGGCGACAAGCTGAAGGTGACGGCGTCGTTCTACCCGATGCAGTTCCTGGCCGAGAAGATCGGCGGCGAGCACGTCGCGGTCACCAGCCTCACCAAGCCGGGCGTCGAGCCGCACGACCTGGAGCTCACCCCCCGCCAGATCGGCTCCATCAGCGAGTCCGACTACGTGCTGTACCTCAAGGGCATCCAGCCGGCCGTGGACGACGCGATCAAGCAGTCCGGTGTGAAGAACACCGTCGACGCCGCGACCCTCACCACCCTGGAGAACCACGGCTCCGAGGTCAGCGGCCACGACCACGGCCACGAAGGCGAACACGAGGGCGAAGAAGGGCACGGCCACGAGGAAGAGGCCCCCGAGGAGCATGCTGAGCACTCCGAGGGCGACGGCCACAACCACGGCGAGGAGGGCGGCGCCGACCCGCACATCTGGCTGGACCCGGTGAAGTACGCCGAGGTCGCCAAGGGCGTCGGCAAGTCGCTGGAGAAGGCCGACCCCGACCACGCCGCCGACTACAAGAAGAACACCGACGCCCTCGTCGCCGAGCTGGGCGAGCTGAACACGGCGTACGAGACCGGGCTGAAGAACACCTCCACCAAGACGTTCATCACCACCCACTCCGCCTTCGGCTACCTCGCCGAGCGCTACGGGCTCACCCAGCAGGGCATCGCGGGCATCGACCCCGAGGCCGAGCCGAGCCCCGCCCGGATCCAGGAGATCCACACCATCGCGGAGAAGGACAAGGCCACCACGGTCTTCTTCGAGACGCTCGCCAGCGACAGGACCGCCAAGACCCTCGCGAAGGACACCGGCCTCAAGACCGGCGTCCTGGATCCGCTGGAGGGAATCACGGACAAGTCCCAGGGCGCTGACTACATCGAGGTCATGGAGTCCAACCTCGCCGCGCTGCAGAAGGCACTCGGCGCGAAGTGA
- a CDS encoding glycine--tRNA ligase, producing the protein MAADKIDTIVSLSKRRGFVYPCSEIYGGQKAAWDYGPLGVEMKENLKRQWWRYMVTAREDVVGIDSSVILAPDVWVASGHVATFSDPLTECTSCHKRYRADHLEEAYEEKHGKPPVNGLADLNCPNCGNKGTFTEPKQFSGLLSTHLGPTQDSGSVAYLRPETAQGIFTNFGQVLQTSRKKPPFGIAQMGKSFRNEITPGNFIFRTREFEQMEMEFFVKPGEDEEWQQYWMDQRWNWYTDLGMREENMRWFEHPKEKLSHYSKRTADIEYRFRFGGSEWGELEGVANRTDYDLKAHSEASGTDLQFYDQEANERWTPYVIEPAAGVGRAMLAFLLDAYVEDEAPNAKGVMEKRTVMRLDHRLAPVKVAVLPLSRNPQLSPKAKGLAADLRKNWNIEFDDAGAIGRRYRRQDEIGTPFCVTVDFDTLDDNAVTVRERDTMKQERVSLDQIQAYLGARLIGC; encoded by the coding sequence GTGGCCGCCGACAAGATCGACACCATCGTCAGCCTGAGCAAGCGCCGTGGCTTCGTCTACCCCTGCAGTGAGATCTACGGTGGCCAGAAGGCCGCCTGGGACTACGGACCGCTGGGCGTCGAGATGAAGGAGAACCTGAAGCGCCAGTGGTGGCGCTACATGGTCACCGCGCGCGAGGACGTGGTCGGTATCGACTCGTCGGTCATCCTGGCCCCGGACGTCTGGGTCGCCTCGGGCCACGTCGCCACCTTCTCGGACCCGCTCACCGAGTGCACCTCCTGTCACAAGCGCTACCGCGCCGACCACCTGGAGGAGGCGTACGAGGAGAAGCACGGCAAGCCGCCGGTCAACGGCCTCGCCGACCTCAACTGCCCCAACTGCGGCAACAAGGGCACCTTCACCGAGCCCAAGCAGTTCTCGGGTCTGCTCTCCACCCACCTCGGCCCGACCCAGGACTCCGGCTCGGTCGCCTACCTGCGCCCCGAGACCGCCCAGGGCATCTTCACCAACTTCGGCCAGGTGCTCCAGACCTCGCGCAAGAAGCCGCCGTTCGGCATCGCGCAGATGGGCAAGTCCTTCCGGAACGAGATCACTCCGGGCAACTTCATCTTCCGGACCCGTGAGTTCGAGCAGATGGAGATGGAGTTCTTCGTCAAGCCGGGCGAGGACGAGGAGTGGCAGCAGTACTGGATGGACCAGCGCTGGAACTGGTACACGGACCTCGGCATGCGCGAGGAGAACATGCGCTGGTTCGAGCACCCGAAGGAGAAGCTCTCCCACTACTCCAAGCGCACCGCCGACATCGAGTACCGCTTCCGCTTCGGCGGCAGCGAGTGGGGCGAGCTGGAGGGCGTGGCCAACCGCACCGACTACGACCTCAAGGCGCACTCCGAGGCGTCGGGCACCGACCTCCAGTTCTACGACCAGGAGGCCAACGAGCGCTGGACGCCGTACGTCATCGAGCCCGCGGCCGGTGTCGGCCGCGCGATGCTGGCGTTCCTCCTGGACGCCTATGTCGAGGACGAGGCCCCCAACGCCAAGGGCGTCATGGAGAAGCGCACCGTCATGCGCCTCGACCACCGCCTGGCCCCGGTCAAGGTCGCGGTCCTGCCGCTCTCCCGCAACCCGCAGCTCTCGCCGAAGGCCAAGGGCCTGGCGGCCGACCTGCGCAAGAACTGGAACATCGAGTTCGACGACGCCGGCGCCATCGGCCGCCGCTACCGCCGTCAGGACGAGATCGGCACCCCGTTCTGCGTCACCGTCGACTTCGACACCCTCGACGACAACGCGGTGACCGTGCGCGAGCGCGACACCATGAAGCAGGAGCGCGTCTCCCTGGACCAGATCCAGGCGTACCTCGGCGCCCGTCTGATCGGCTGCTGA